One Glycine soja cultivar W05 chromosome 7, ASM419377v2, whole genome shotgun sequence genomic window, agttcataggtaaagtgtatatgatttatGAGGTATGATAACGTGTTTAATTGAGATTAttccattgtgattgagaccgagtgtatgtgataaattgagtatgtattgacttgtaatatatatgtgtgtgtgcattgagatgttgtgtgcattgagttgtgagctatgaattgtagtacaatcacacgactataagaccctttaagggtgatgaGTTAATGCGCGATGAGTATTGTGAAGGGAACCACTGAGGGGAcctgacgagtttaatcacaagtgcgacgagataaaattattttgagaataattgcGGAGTCGTGTGtgttgcatagttcataggtaaagtgtatatgatttatgaggtgtgataacatgtttaATTGAGATTAttccattgtgattgagaccgagtgtatgtgataaattgagtatgtattgacttgtaatatatatgtgtgtgtgcattgagttgtgagctatgaattgtagtACAATCACaggactataagaccctttaagggcgatgagttaatgcGCGATGAGTATTGTGAAGGGAACCACTGAGGGGAcctgacgagtttaatcacaagtgcgacgagataaaattattttgagaataattgcGGAGTCATgtatattgtacaattcatagatagagtttgcatgctaaaatatttttctggttggacttgaatcaggagggagaggccctgatgaactcttcggagtgtaaGCCTTAGAGGTAAgtacacccggtttgagtgctcctttaagtctgTGTCGAtctcacatggttggagcattcttgcaaaacagtGTAATCccgactggtctccctatgattttacctagtgagagtgacctgacttactatTGCGtgatttgtcttgtcatgtacttctAAGCGcctgacgaggtttttcactgacatggtaccacatttgcatataggattgagtcttagtgtatataTTGCATAACACTTGtatattgatcgatattgattgatttagtgatattatgttttgatccttgagtacataatgatgtgaaaatgaatgagatgtgttgtattgtgatgtgatgttacgCAACAAAGTAATGGAatgacgtgagctatgtttaagtaagttatattttgtttatatgatatgtatatctgcatgttgtcttgtttctctctattagctgagaatgtgataactcactccccgtgtgttatttgtgtttggatcttgtgatgatctcgaactttgtgttcgtgggagcataTGATTACGTGAATGACAATGAAGAATCTCATGCTAGAGGATGCAggaacacaatgctctaataggatgtgacattggggtataagtttctatattaattgcatgaagtcttggacgaccttgtttgagccaagatgattttattatttatttggacaagttttattatgatgcaaaaaaagtgaatgtgagccttttacccttttgaaaggcttatatttaaatgtattttaataatttttaattaattctgattTCTTTTCcgtttattattagtacatatatgtatgggaTAAAGGGTGTCACAGTCACGCACCATTAGGATAATTGATCACAACATATCGCTATCAATTATTATGCTTGTTTCAAAAAGAAGGAAGACCCAATACATTGAGATAAtcaattacctttttttttgtaataaattaCATTGCTTCTGAAAAACTTAAGCTCtctaaaagtttaaatatttgattaccAACTTTCATAATCTATTACGACTGCTTCTAAACAATTGTGTATGCTCTTTGTTGATCGAGATAATCGATTACGAGTTAGTGTAATTTATTACCACGATTCtgaatgcaaaacaaaaagcaTTTGATCGAAATATCAATTACAGTATTTGGCAAGCAATTATAGCGATTTTATTAGTTAGAATACTCTATCTTGTTATTTCTCTCTTGTGACTCTTTTTGATATCATATTTTGTGAAATCACTTTCAAGAGTCAACAAAGGAGAACTTTTTGCATTTCTCAAGTGAGACAAAGATGCCTAAAGATCATGTAATCATTATCATGGATTGATCATCATGGTTAAAGCTTGAAGAGTTTTAATATGCATTATTAGGTGTATTATATCCTttaattgttttctttcttcaagGTTGGTCTTGGTTAGGGTTACCAAGCATAAAGTTGATAGGGCTTCATCTCTTAGTGTTCTCCACTTGTAGGGTTCAAATTGGAAGgaagtttttgaattttttgtatGTACATAGTGTTTGTAATACATTGAAATTCATAGTGAAAATATCCAACTAGGATTGTTGGGTATAATTGGAAATAGGTCCTCTTGAGGACTAgaccaatataaatcttgtctttaatttttccttttatattatTGGTTTTGTAATCAATATtgataattgaaattgaaaattatttttgattcAAATTCTTATTTTCAAGGTTTTTGTGTAAATTGATTGTCTTTGTTCATAAACTTTATCTAagaagcaatttttttaaagaaaactttgATTCACAAAAAGGGGCGTAcatatgttttaattgattaaaaagaagaaatggtAAAAATTTTAGGAGTCTATTCAAATCCctatttttagattattagtTGGCTCTAACAATAACTACCTCTTAAACAGTTTAATGCTGTAagtatttcttataaataaaatcatagatGGTATTTAGcatttacaaataatttaattagttaaaatagaaaattaaacatatacaaaattaaagattaaaccaaaatcatgaattttttaaaatttaagaagtaaaatcactgaaaaaagaataaaaacacattaataattaaaacaaaaaaaaactataatttaacctatatttttttattacttaaaagtTACAGGAGTCTAATTTTCTATCTAACACTAATTTtggttttatatataagaaataaaaagtaacatttttttgtcctaatcataaaaaaacatagGACTATGTTATTGctaaatttcttttttactcCTAATTGTGAGGTCTATTAATgatatatagttattttttcataaaagtgAATTGCATTTATTGAGTTATCAACAAAATAAGGTGCATTCATTGGttgaaaaatcacttttaaaaataatcacatCTTAGACCATTTATGGGTGATTTGGTTGGAGAGAAGATGAAAGAATGAAATAGAATtgagaataaatatttaagttaatagagaaaaagaggtgtcaaagacacaccaaaattttaaaaatttctctccTTTTCTCTTATACTTCTCCACAACCAAACATACCATtaatgttataaataattttgaaatgaaattaaaatttattataaattaatcaatctaaccatttttattaatgttaacaaattaaaaacttgtttttttttatatcatagaATCAAAAGTAGTATTagaaaattactttaaatataCTAGTGAGTACTCCATCATTCCATGCATGCCACTTGTTTCCTATTTCAAATTTGACCTTTtcatgggttttttttttgaagtcatttctgttttctttcctaATAAATGTCATATCAGAAATTCAAACCAAATTATTTGCGATTAGTAGTAataaaaaagtttcattttgatacatttagttttaaatgttttattttgatcctttatattttcaaaaattacattgatcttttatgttttttaagatttcattttggttatttcttctaattttctttAGCAAACGTtgatgttttgttaatttttaaataattcatttaaagtAATGGTGGCTAAAATCGAAGCAAGACCCAAAATCACCATCACGAAGTCAAATTTGAAGCTTTTCATCATTGTCGGGatccaatattttttattatctatgtTGATGCTAAGTCACAGTGTATTTATAGGATGACACAATTGTATTGTTAGGTGGATAAAAATTGTTAATCTAATTTGTTTGTTAAAGATGGTTGTGGCATAGTAGAGGTTGTAGATCTAAGCATATAATAGTTGCATTACTTATGTTATAAACAGTTGGTTGAATACATTTTCAAAAGATAACGATGATTTAGTCGTCACTactttaaattgattattttaaaatttaaagttaacaACACCCTTtaactaaaataagaaaaaaatgatcaaaataaaacttttaaaaatataaaaaaataaaataaaaattttaaaacttaatatattaaaataaaaattttaaaaatatgaaatatcaaaataaaacttaaaaaatataaaaaactaaaatgaaactttaaaaaaatgagatctattcaataaaaaacataaaactatTTTGGAAGTTCTTAGAAACTTCTACATAAGCCTCGTAAGAAGTGCAAAATTCTAAATACTATCGAATAACAGGCACCTATGCATGTGCATTGATTCTGCCATTTGCGTATTCTTAATTATAATTCTTATAATCACACAATTTCATACTAAAAGGGGCTTTGTTactacttttataaataaataaatttcatgaaagaattaaaattaaaatattttacttttttaaagtcCAAAAATTCTTTTAGAGAATCAATCTTGTTAATAATTTGtctcaaacaaattttattgattaaagatAGTCAAACTTTACACAAGTGTGAAAAATTGACTACCAAACTTTTACAGATACTAGTATAACACTTAATATTATCAACATATTTTttctgataatttttaataaaaacttttatttaccGTTCAAAATTTATTAGGTTTTTCCTAAATTATAAGTTTCACACTTTAAAGAAATTCATATACTACCCTAGTAATATGCTATAAATTCGTATTTagttatgtttggttggggtgaaaaaaaattctttaaaaaaaataaagtattaggAAACGaggaataatttatatttttacactttattttaattttacattttgactttaatttattttattttatattttattctgttAATAGTTTGTCACATCAATAATATTCTTCTTCctgttttaaatatataaaaaatattatttataaaataatttattttattttatttaatttattatctttaaaatatttttcatttaattaaatattgattctaatgatttttttatttctaataacaaactttaagaaagaataaattaattttttaacttttaaattaaaattaaataattaaatatgattaattaaatatttttagttagaaAGAATAAGTTTTTGTTCCTCTGTCATATTTAAGACAGAAGAATACTACGCACTACCCTAGTAGCAATTATGTTACATCAGTAGTAGAGTAGTGGTGAAGTATCACAGACTCAGAGATCCAATTAAGTGAGGCTGGGATCTCTGATTTTCAAATGTACCTTCCTCACATTGCCATTTTCCCTAGTTTTCCACTCCCATCCCATCATGCAAAGCTAAGCTAGCTAGCACTGGTTACTCTAATAAGCAaacacttttctttctttctttcaaattttttgtttagataTGAACAAAAACCGCAGAGAATCCCGGCATCAGCCCCTATAAATCCAACCCCTGCCATACTCACATAATACCAACACaactttcctctctctctctctctctctctctctctccttcacTTGCTTGGAGCAATGGCTAAAGCCTTGTTGGCATCAGTGCCGCTTTTCCTGCTCCTAGCAGTGAGTAGTAGTGTGGTTGCTGAAGAGCTTGAAACTCTTCCACCTTCTTACCCTCACCCTCACTCTCCCACACAAGCACCTCTTCACCCACCAGCAAGTGCTCCTCAcccccaccaccaccaccaccaccaccctccAGCACCAGCACCTGCACCTGTTCATCCACCTTCTCCTCCTACCCACCACAATTACCCTCCTACCCCTGCCCCTGCTAAGTCTCCTACtcatcaccatcaccatcacCCTTCTGCTCCTGTTCACCCTCCTCTTAACCCTCCAGTTAAACCTCCTGTTCCGGTTCACCCTCCTCTCAATCCTCCAGTTAAACCTCCTGTTCCGGTTCACCCTCCTCTCAATCCTCCGGCTCCGGTGCACCCTTTCCCTAGAAGCTATGTCGCAGTTCAAGGAGTTGTCTATGTTAAATCCTGCAAGTATGCTGGGGTTGACACCCTCTTGGGAGCCACACCACTACTTGGTTAGTTTTGTCTCAACTAACTACTATGCCTTAaccttcttttctctctttgctgCAAAGACAACataaaaagaacatgtttttaaGCTTATTCTCTAATTAACTGCATGCTGTTCGATCCAAGTACATGTTTTTACTTCCCAcgtacttaaaaaaaatgccttgcaaatgTTGTTCTTGTTTTTCCAGATCTGGTCACtgtcatgtaattttttattttattttcttttacattttttgcCTTCATCTAATGCCTCGCTACTTTGCTACACTAAGTAGATAATGCCAAGCtcctttttcactttcatttgagttttatttcactttttttttcctgaaactTTTCATGGATAGCGCCGGGCACAGCATGTACGTAGACCTattcctttttcttattttggcaCGTCGTTTTCCATATGAGAATAATAATCATGTCCATGccttgtaatattttattttccgtTTACTCTTTTCCTTGTGGGGTAGTAGTAGCATGATTTTAGGAAAGgaagttttataaaaagttCTCATGAAAACGCAGACTAATGAGtatgtttttcaaaataatttagcTAGCTTAATTAATTACGCATAGTAAAGCAAAATAAACCTGTGTGTGTGTCTCAGAGAGAAAGGGGGGAGTAGTAttgcaaagaaaaagaatgagtAATGAAACAAATACACTTATATTTTTTGAACTTCTAActaatattcataattttttctattactCTCTTTATGTCACTTTATTCAATGTGTTATTATACacccagtaaaaaaaaataaaatattaatataaatattatgatagtgacataaaaaagataaaagaaaaatgatagatATCAATTAAGCCTTAAAAAAGTGTAGATACATTGAGTATGATTACTTTATTTGCAAAACAGCAAAAGCTTTATGGGAAAGTTGGCTTGTCGTTTTACTCAAGCTTGCACGGTTACTGAGTATGGGACATTGTTTGTTGCGagtcttttttacttttttcaccCCTTGTGAAGTGACTTTTTTCCACCCTTGCTGCTAAACGACAAATGCAACAATAACTGTGGTGCAGGTGCCGTTGTGAAGCTCGAATGCAACAACACCAAGTACAAGCTGGTCCAAACGAGCAAAACCGACAAGAACGGCTACTTCTACATCGGAGCACCAAAGAGCATAACCACATACGGGGCCCACAAGTGCAACGTGGTTTTGGTCAGTGCACCCTATGGGCTTAAGGCCTCAAATCTCCATGGTGGTGTTACCGGTGCTCTTCTCAGGCCCGAGAAGCCTTTCTTGTCCAAGAAGCTTCCCTTTGTGCTCTACACTGTTGGGCCTCTTGCATTTGAGCCCAATTGCcattaaaatgaagaaattattatggatatataatatgataatgATATTTAAGTTATATAGAGCTATGTTGCCTTTATTTGCTTTATGgccttgttttgttttgttgtcttcatttttagtttaatgTGTTTTCCTTTTTGTAGCTCTGAGCTTGAATTGATCATATACAATAAACAGTGGATAGTTCAAGTATggcttttagtttattttttgccGTTTCCACTTTCTTGTTTTTTATGTAGTCTTGAATCCTCCAAGGTTCTTGTAGCATGCTTAGCAACGTACGAATGAGGAAAATGACATAAAACGGAGAAGCTTCTCTCAGTAAGAAAATTGCTTCTTAAataacataatcaaattaattaatattttttataactccATTTgcataaaatatgaattattaataATCTTTTAGGTCAAAACCTAAAGCCGCGGTGTTTACGGCcgtttaataatcaaataatatagtgggcttattttaaagaattgcGAAGAGGGAGTGAAAATACCATCCATCACACGGATTAATTCATGTAGGATTGTTTCGACAAAATCTTAGGTTTGAGTTTTTGGtatatagtttttattaaatattcgaATGAAGAATTTTGTTATTCTTTAAGATATTGAGCTGGACATGTAACATttcaatttttcgtaaataaattttaaaagctttttagtaaaataaataaataaataaataaatatagagcaaataataggctgagtactctagctataaatagttatgttaagtcag contains:
- the LOC114419554 gene encoding non-classical arabinogalactan protein 31-like, which codes for MAKALLASVPLFLLLAVSSSVVAEELETLPPSYPHPHSPTQAPLHPPASAPHPHHHHHHHPPAPAPAPVHPPSPPTHHNYPPTPAPAKSPTHHHHHHPSAPVHPPLNPPVKPPVPVHPPLNPPVKPPVPVHPPLNPPAPVHPFPRSYVAVQGVVYVKSCKYAGVDTLLGATPLLGAVVKLECNNTKYKLVQTSKTDKNGYFYIGAPKSITTYGAHKCNVVLVSAPYGLKASNLHGGVTGALLRPEKPFLSKKLPFVLYTVGPLAFEPNCH